Proteins encoded in a region of the Perognathus longimembris pacificus isolate PPM17 chromosome 11, ASM2315922v1, whole genome shotgun sequence genome:
- the Tlr5 gene encoding toll-like receptor 5 has protein sequence MGGAKAPAAGQHSSRSPSRIMADHLDLLLRVVLVAGPVFGSSPCSLVGVTAVFRFCNFTQIPQVPNSTENLLLSFNYISTVTTTSFPLLKQLQLLELGTQYTPLTIGKEAFRNLPNLRILDLGKSQVDFLHPDAFQGLSHLFELRLFGCGLSDVVVRDGYFRNLSSLARLDLSMNKINSLSLHSSFQELNSLTSMDFSVNQIFTVCEDELKPLQGKMFSLFSLKANNLYIRVSVDWEQCMNPFRNFQLDTLDVSGNGWTATITENFCNAIMGSQIFSLILDHHIMGPGFGFQNFKDPDENTFAGLARSLLAYLNLSHGFIFSLNSRVFQKLKNLKVLHLSYNKINTIAVHAFYGLDSLQVLNMSYNLLGELYNSNFDGLPRVTYIDLRMNHIGIIQKETFTYLGKLQTLDLRDNALNSIDFIPSIPTIFLGGNKLVTVAGMNFTANFLQLSENKLESLAELYSLLQIPDLQILILNHNRLSSCRPQDPPSGNLSLQQLFLGENMLQLAWETGSCWDVFKGLFNLQILYLNNNYLNFLPPGVFSDLIALRGLVLNSNRLTVLSPDSLPANLEILDISKNQLLSPDPSLFTSLRFLDITHNKFICECELSAFIRWLNQTNVTIFGSYTEMYCMYPDSFLGVSLYNVSTEGCDVEEAFKTLRFSLFLLFTVTLILFLMTILIVTKFRGVCFTCYNTAWRLVFKDQAQGTEADTYKYDAYFCFSSKDFEWVQNALLRHLDTQYSDQNRFNLCFEERDFVPGENHIANIQAAVWSSRKTVCLVSRHFLRDGWCLEAFSYAQSRCLSDLNSILIMVVIGSLSQYQLMKHENIRGFVQKQQYLRWPEDLQDVGWFLDKLSQRILKEGRGKKEDGHIQLQRVITIN, from the exons ATGGGAGGAGCGAAGGCGCCTGCTGCGGGACAGCATTCATCCCGTTCCCCCTCCAG GATCATGGCAGATCACCTTGACCTTCTCTTAAGAGTGGTGCTTGTGGCTGGTCCTGTGTTTGGAAGTTCTCCTTGCTCCTTGGTTGGTGTGACAGCCGTATTTCGTTTCTGCAACTTCACCCAGATTCCCCAGGTCCCCAACAGCACAGAGAACCTCCTTCTAAGCTTCAACTACATCAGCACAGTTACTACCACATCATTCCCCCTCTTGAAGCAGCTCCAGCTGCTGGAGCTTGGAACCCAATACACTCCCTTGACCATCGGCAAGGAGGCCTTTAGAAACCTTCCCAATCTTAGGATCTTGGACCTGGGCAAAAGTCAGGTGGACTTCTTGCATCCAGATGCTTTCCAGGGATTGTCTCACCTGTTTGAACTTAGGCTGTTTGGCTGTGGCCTCTCTGATGTTGTAGTAAGAGATGGCTATTTCAGAAACTTAAGCTCTTTAGCTCGCTTGGACCTATCCATGAATAAGATCAATAgcctttcccttcattcttccttccaGGAATTGAATTCCTTAACatctatggacttttctgtcaatCAAATATTCACTGTATGTGAGGATGAGCTCAAACCCCTCCAAGGAAAAATGTTCTCTTTGTTCAGCCTCAAAGCTAATAACTTATACATCAGAGTCTCTGTAGACTGGGAGCAGTGCATGAATCCATTCAGAAACTTCCAGCTGGACACCCTTGATGTTTCTGGCAATGGCTGGACAGCTACCATCACAGAAAACTTTTGCAACGCCATCATGGGAAGCCAGATCTTCTCTTTGATCCTGGACCACCATATAATGGGTCCTGGCTTTGGATTCCAAAACTTCAAAGATCCTGATGAGAACACATTTGCTGGCCTTGCCAGAAGCTTGCTGGCTTACCTGAATCTTTCACATGGTTTTATCTTCTCCTTGAACTCCCGAGTCTTTCAGAAGCTCAAGAACTTGAAGGTTCTGCATCTTTCCTACAACAAGATAAACACGATTGCAGTTCATGCATTCTATGGGCTCGACAGCCTCCAGGTTCTCAATATGTCTTATAACCTTTTGGGGGAACTTTATAATTCCAACTTCGATGGGCTACCTAGAGTAACTTACATTGACCTTCGAATGAATCACATTGGGatcattcaaaaagaaacattcaCATACCTCGGAAAATTACAGACCTTGGATCTCCGGGACAATGCTCTTAATAGCATTGATTTTATTCCAAGCATACCTACTATCTTTCTGGGTGGAAATAAACTGGTGACTGTAGCAGGGATGAACTTTACAGCCAACTTTCTCCAGTTATCTGAGAACAAGCTAGAAAGCCTGGCTGAACTCTATTCCCTCCTCCAGATACCTGATCTCCAGATTCTCATTTTAAATCACAATCGTCTTTCCTCTTGTAGGCCACAAGATCCTCCTTCAGGAAACCTCAGCCTACAACAGCTCTTCCTGGGAGAAAATATGCTGCAACTTGCCTGGGAAACTGGATCCTGCTGGGATGTTTTTAAGGGTCTTTTCAATCTCCAAATTCTATATCTGAATAATAACTACCTTAACTTCCTTCCACCTGGAGTATTTAGTGACCTGATCGCCTTAAGGGGACTCGTCCTCAACTCTAACAGGCTGACAGTTCTTTCACCGGACAGTTTACCAGCTAATTTAGAGATATTGGATATATCCAAGAACCAGCTTCTATCTCCAGATCCTAGTTTATTTACATCACTTAGGTTCCTGGACATAACGCATAACAAGTTCATCTGTGAATGTGAACTTAGCGCTTTTATCCGTTGGCTTAACCAAACCAATGTCACTATATTTGGCTCTTACACTGAGATGTACTGCATGTACCCAGATTCATTTTTAGGTGTTTCTCTATACAATGTTTCCACAGAAGGCTGTGATGTAGAAGAAGCCTTCAAGACCCTAaggttttctcttttcctcttgttCACAGTCACATTGATTCTGTTCCTCATGACCATCCTCATAGTCACAAAGTTCCGGGGGGTTTGTTTCACCTGTTATAATACAGCCTGGAGACTGGTATTCAAAGACCAGGCCCAGGGAACAGAGGCCGATACATACAAATATGATGCCTATTTTTGCTTCAGTAGCAAAGATTTTGAATGGGTACAGAATGCTTTGCTGAGACATCTGGACACTCAGTACAGTGACCAAAACAGATTCAACCTGTGTTTTGAAGAAAGAGATTTTGTCCCAGGAGAAAACCACATAGCCAACATCCAGGCTGCAGTGTGGAGCAGCAGGAAGACCGTGTGCCTTGTGAGTCGACATTTCCTTAGGGATGGCTGGTGCCTAGAAGCCTTCAGTTATGCCCAGAGCAGGTGTTTATCCGACCTCAACAGTATCCTTATCATGGTGGTCATCGGGTCCCTGTCACAGTACCAACTGATGAAACATGAGAATATCAGAGGATTTGTCCAGAAGCAGCAGTATCTGAGGTGGCCAGAGGACCTTCAGGATGTTGGGTGGTTTCTTGATAAACTCTCCCAACGCATactaaaggaaggaagaggaaagaaagaagatggcCACATTCAGTTACAAAGGGTAATAACCATCAACTAG